From a region of the uncultured Desulfatiglans sp. genome:
- a CDS encoding Uncharacterized HTH-type transcriptional regulator HI_1251: MPMRRMTRCPTHPGSIIKEDYLLPLSITIKDMAESLGVSRKTLSKIINERGAVTPEMALRLSRAFHTTPDFWLNLQKNFDLWQAETESQEWKKVKPFPQEMLHDHDASPNCEPVT; the protein is encoded by the coding sequence ATGCCAATGCGTAGAATGACGAGATGTCCAACACATCCGGGCAGCATAATAAAAGAAGACTATCTCTTGCCTCTATCCATCACAATCAAGGATATGGCTGAATCGCTCGGAGTTTCGAGAAAAACATTATCTAAAATTATAAATGAAAGAGGTGCCGTCACACCGGAGATGGCCTTGCGCTTGTCACGTGCCTTTCATACCACTCCGGACTTTTGGCTTAACTTGCAGAAAAATTTTGACCTTTGGCAAGCGGAAACAGAATCGCAAGAATGGAAAAAGGTAAAGCCATTTCCCCAAGAAATGCTCCATGATCATGATGCATCGCCCAACTGCGAACCAGTTACTTGA
- a CDS encoding conserved hypothetical protein (Evidence 4 : Unknown function but conserved in other organisms) has protein sequence MIKSFKHENFEEFFYTGVKKGIEPEHANRPERILDRLNAAREIKDMNYPGSFLHQLSGDKKGFYAVKVSGNWRVFFQFIDSDAYVVDYDDYH, from the coding sequence ATGATAAAATCGTTTAAACATGAAAATTTTGAAGAGTTTTTTTATACAGGGGTCAAGAAAGGAATTGAGCCTGAACATGCAAACAGGCCTGAACGAATCCTCGATCGCCTCAATGCTGCAAGGGAGATTAAGGATATGAATTACCCTGGCTCATTCCTTCACCAGTTGAGCGGCGATAAAAAAGGATTTTATGCAGTGAAAGTATCAGGCAATTGGCGAGTTTTTTTTCAATTTATCGATAGTGATGCATATGTTGTAGATTACGATGATTACCATTAG
- a CDS encoding conserved hypothetical protein (Evidence 4 : Unknown function but conserved in other organisms): MADEKDTRRIDSILSNLMRTPRFGKAVAGRDLRHGPRGTSFGVPLIEQDDGGFLIDMSAVRVFSGLPGFVSLLARQVLEQSRNSSVDVLVQVIVDPGTTAELAALGVTHVVVYARRPVAGYLLQDQEGFVRDLRLVFDAVQLPQWGGLLFPRAFQKKEEAEAAVLFPFHVSKEAGQRHFMLVEHDREGRFLRITVEDGAQSRLFLKRIPHRVVTDIGRRHYSLDIAAMAEQIFVGIHHECQNQQHEYIEIPGRQAALFELLIASGLAAVRDAAFSWSQETAESLLLSGGATFVQLLCKVLVLLEDDVVMQTLSDGHCIEMLDARDHVYIDLSRKGARLNIAIGARRKRPDMHAHLLRMPHLLACQEAARPDLLQDYRILLIHHTTSEVLGFVRALEASQCASVTTLFINYQGVVPDYYLEDILSLPDRRFSFHALQRVELRDSVAGAYILSRQYSPLDRLARLDQALRTLRGGYLESMRLAAGHLFFREAVAARKEGRKLLLIEDGGYVAPVLNRLCRAGLAASTALEAYAVEAPEDLPDFLPLDAWLKSIVPATFEHTANGYYQLQETEAECGGLALPAFTIASSRYKNIVEAEACAHSILSAVESIFNGLGKCMMHRNALVLGSRGNIGRFLFRTLKERVTYGSVCGLDLKVQTAREETFSEFSDAAALPEGLWKQTDLFLGVTGVSVLKKPFFERLIAEGTARDLFFASGSTKTIEFTDLLALIEECSNADRPAIDGRPVRVEKYPIKDPQNRVLQGHHVQITFLDGETPSASEAAPAKHLYLLGDSMPINFLYYGVPGEVIDGVFEELFSLLKGVLSHYEKGDAYPPAIYALDRNIDKNGNGSPSV, encoded by the coding sequence TTGGCTGACGAGAAAGACACGCGGCGGATCGATTCGATTCTGAGCAACCTCATGCGAACGCCCCGCTTCGGCAAGGCGGTGGCAGGGCGCGATCTCCGGCACGGCCCCCGGGGGACGTCCTTCGGGGTGCCGCTGATCGAGCAGGACGACGGCGGATTCCTGATCGACATGAGTGCCGTGAGGGTCTTTTCCGGGCTCCCGGGCTTCGTCAGCCTCCTGGCCAGGCAGGTCCTCGAACAGTCCCGGAATTCCTCGGTGGACGTCCTCGTCCAGGTCATCGTCGATCCGGGGACCACGGCCGAGCTGGCCGCCCTCGGCGTCACCCATGTCGTCGTCTATGCCCGCCGCCCCGTTGCCGGGTATCTCCTCCAGGACCAGGAGGGGTTCGTCCGGGATCTCCGGCTCGTCTTCGACGCCGTCCAGCTCCCGCAGTGGGGCGGATTGCTCTTCCCGCGCGCCTTCCAAAAAAAGGAGGAAGCCGAGGCCGCAGTCCTCTTCCCCTTTCATGTCTCGAAGGAAGCCGGCCAAAGGCATTTCATGCTGGTGGAGCACGACCGGGAGGGCCGTTTTCTGCGCATCACCGTCGAGGACGGCGCCCAGTCGCGCCTGTTCCTGAAACGGATCCCCCACCGGGTGGTCACGGACATCGGCCGAAGGCACTACAGCCTGGACATCGCCGCGATGGCCGAACAGATCTTTGTGGGGATCCACCACGAGTGCCAGAACCAGCAGCACGAGTACATCGAGATCCCCGGCCGCCAGGCCGCCCTGTTCGAGTTGCTGATCGCCTCCGGACTCGCGGCCGTCCGGGACGCGGCTTTCAGCTGGAGCCAGGAGACGGCCGAAAGCCTTCTCCTTTCGGGCGGCGCGACCTTCGTCCAGCTTCTGTGCAAGGTCCTGGTGCTGCTCGAAGACGATGTCGTCATGCAGACCCTGTCGGACGGCCACTGCATCGAGATGCTCGATGCCCGGGATCATGTCTACATCGATCTCTCCCGGAAGGGGGCGCGGCTCAACATCGCCATCGGGGCCCGGCGCAAACGGCCGGACATGCACGCCCACCTCCTGCGGATGCCGCACCTCCTCGCCTGCCAGGAGGCCGCCCGCCCCGATTTGCTCCAGGATTACCGCATCCTCCTGATTCACCACACCACCTCGGAGGTGCTCGGCTTCGTGAGGGCGCTGGAGGCCTCGCAGTGCGCATCGGTGACGACCCTCTTCATTAACTATCAAGGGGTGGTCCCGGACTATTATCTGGAGGACATCCTGAGCCTCCCCGACCGCCGGTTTTCCTTCCATGCCCTGCAGCGGGTCGAGCTTCGCGACTCGGTCGCGGGGGCCTACATCCTCTCCCGGCAGTATTCCCCGCTCGATCGGCTGGCACGGCTCGATCAGGCCCTTCGGACGCTGCGCGGAGGCTATCTCGAATCCATGCGCCTTGCGGCCGGCCATCTCTTTTTCCGGGAGGCCGTGGCGGCCCGGAAGGAGGGCCGCAAACTCCTCCTGATCGAAGACGGCGGATACGTCGCCCCGGTCCTGAACCGACTCTGCCGCGCCGGGCTTGCCGCCTCCACCGCGCTCGAAGCCTATGCGGTGGAGGCGCCCGAGGACCTCCCTGATTTCCTTCCGCTCGACGCCTGGCTGAAATCGATCGTCCCCGCGACCTTCGAACACACGGCCAACGGCTACTACCAGCTGCAGGAAACGGAGGCCGAGTGCGGCGGCCTTGCCCTCCCGGCCTTTACGATCGCCTCATCGCGATACAAGAACATCGTCGAGGCGGAGGCCTGCGCCCACTCCATCCTCAGCGCGGTCGAGTCCATCTTCAACGGCCTCGGAAAGTGCATGATGCACCGAAACGCCCTCGTCCTCGGCTCGAGGGGGAACATCGGCCGGTTCCTCTTCCGGACCCTGAAGGAGCGCGTCACCTACGGGTCCGTGTGCGGACTGGACCTGAAGGTGCAGACCGCCCGGGAAGAGACCTTCTCCGAGTTTTCCGACGCCGCCGCGCTTCCGGAGGGCCTCTGGAAGCAGACGGATCTGTTCCTGGGCGTCACCGGCGTCTCGGTATTGAAAAAGCCCTTCTTCGAACGTCTGATCGCCGAGGGGACGGCCCGGGACCTCTTCTTCGCCAGCGGCTCCACGAAGACGATCGAGTTCACGGACCTCCTCGCCCTGATCGAGGAATGCTCGAACGCGGATCGTCCCGCCATCGACGGGCGGCCGGTGCGCGTCGAGAAATACCCGATCAAGGACCCCCAGAACCGTGTCCTCCAGGGCCACCACGTGCAAATCACCTTCCTGGACGGCGAAACCCCCTCAGCGTCAGAGGCCGCCCCCGCCAAGCACCTCTATCTCCTGGGCGATTCCATGCCCATCAATTTTCTCTACTACGGCGTCCCGGGGGAGGTGATCGACGGGGTCTTCGAAGAGCTCTTCAGCCTCCTGAAGGGGGTTCTCTCCCACTACGAAAAGGGCGACGCCTATCCCCCGGCGATTTACGCCCTGGACCGGAACATCGATAAGAACGGGAACGGCAGCCCAAGCGTCTGA
- a CDS encoding membrane hypothetical protein (Evidence 5 : Unknown function) — MASIRPRPPRSSLRIAAVCVAMGCVYGLANFLSGKYYLPGCSFAELRPQVALPMFIGVLYGPLAGFATGASGDMLGYAFAGKGPLFALHWSFANGLMGLIPGLAGRFGARPVDSILSFVKLLLLLLLASALPFALSTGVEVGLGRVAFHNALFSLFLPIFITDTLWAFMLVPPLMQLFGLLIARVEIRTIQAVYYLLIVTVMATWLSSIFITMRERIAVEELYGLGAVTLVVLITGLAVCAVLSKKITAPMLGLTRVARRVADGDYTHVEELKSISSRQDELGTMAQVFTDMLQAVEKREKDLRNEVTTLKIQIDRGKQCADLEKITGSDYFKMLKAKAGNLRQKAGAAER, encoded by the coding sequence ATGGCTTCCATCCGTCCGCGCCCGCCCCGTTCGAGCTTGAGGATCGCCGCTGTCTGCGTGGCGATGGGGTGCGTTTACGGGCTCGCGAACTTCCTGTCCGGAAAATACTATCTGCCGGGCTGCAGCTTTGCGGAGCTGCGTCCGCAGGTCGCTCTGCCCATGTTCATCGGGGTCCTGTACGGCCCGCTGGCCGGCTTCGCCACGGGGGCGTCGGGGGACATGCTCGGCTACGCCTTCGCGGGCAAGGGCCCGCTCTTCGCCCTGCACTGGAGCTTCGCCAACGGCCTGATGGGGCTCATCCCCGGACTGGCCGGCCGGTTCGGCGCGAGGCCGGTCGATTCCATCCTGTCCTTCGTCAAGCTGCTGCTTCTCCTCCTGCTGGCTTCGGCCCTGCCCTTCGCCCTGTCCACGGGGGTCGAGGTCGGACTCGGGCGCGTCGCGTTCCATAACGCGCTCTTCAGCCTCTTCCTGCCGATCTTCATCACCGACACCCTCTGGGCTTTCATGCTGGTGCCGCCCCTGATGCAGCTCTTCGGCCTCCTGATCGCCCGCGTCGAGATACGCACGATCCAGGCCGTTTACTACCTCCTGATCGTCACGGTCATGGCGACCTGGCTGAGCAGCATCTTCATCACCATGCGCGAGCGGATCGCGGTCGAGGAGCTTTACGGCCTCGGGGCGGTCACGCTGGTCGTGCTGATCACGGGGCTGGCGGTCTGCGCCGTCCTGTCCAAGAAGATTACGGCCCCCATGCTGGGCCTGACCCGCGTCGCCCGGCGGGTCGCCGACGGGGACTACACCCATGTCGAGGAGCTGAAAAGCATCTCGAGCCGGCAGGACGAACTGGGGACCATGGCCCAGGTCTTCACGGACATGCTGCAGGCCGTCGAAAAGCGCGAGAAGGATCTGCGCAACGAGGTGACCACCCTGAAGATCCAGATCGATCGGGGCAAGCAGTGCGCCGATCTCGAGAAGATCACCGGATCGGACTACTTCAAGATGCTCAAGGCGAAGGCCGGGAACCTGCGGCAGAAGGCCGGAGCGGCGGAGCGATGA